One Natrinema marinum genomic window carries:
- a CDS encoding OBG GTPase family GTP-binding protein — translation MGLEEEIEEIEEEIANTPYNKSTEAHIGRLKSKLAEKKEKLEKQQSGSGGGGGYSVEKHGDATVALVGFPSVGKSSLLNSLTNAESETGSYEFTTLDVNPGMLQHRGANIQMLDVPGLIEGAASGKGDGQQVLAVVRNADLIVFVLSVFEIDQYDRLQEELYDINIRVDQEPPRVTVRPKIKDGIKITSSTEQDLDEQTIQDVLRDQGYVNADLNLQENVTIDRLVDGLMENREYIPSITCVNKVDLIEPDYKETVDEQLRERDLDPEEVTFISAEKEKGLEALKDRIWNNLGMIRVYMDKPGRGIDWEEPLVIEEGTTVGEAIEKLGGEMEERFRFARVTGPSATHDEQQVGKDHVLEDEDVLKLILRR, via the coding sequence ATGGGGCTCGAGGAGGAGATCGAAGAGATCGAGGAGGAAATCGCCAATACGCCCTACAACAAGTCGACTGAGGCCCACATCGGCCGGCTGAAGTCGAAGCTCGCGGAGAAAAAAGAGAAGCTGGAGAAGCAACAGTCCGGTTCGGGCGGCGGTGGCGGCTACTCCGTCGAGAAACACGGCGATGCGACCGTCGCGCTGGTCGGCTTTCCGAGCGTCGGAAAATCGTCGCTGTTGAACTCGCTGACCAACGCCGAGAGCGAGACCGGCTCCTACGAGTTCACGACGTTGGACGTCAACCCGGGCATGCTCCAGCACCGGGGGGCGAACATCCAGATGCTCGACGTGCCGGGGCTCATCGAGGGCGCGGCGTCGGGGAAAGGCGACGGCCAGCAGGTGCTCGCCGTCGTGCGCAACGCCGACCTGATCGTCTTCGTTCTCTCGGTGTTCGAGATCGACCAGTACGACCGGCTCCAGGAGGAACTCTACGACATCAACATCCGCGTCGATCAGGAGCCCCCGCGGGTGACCGTCCGGCCGAAGATCAAAGACGGCATCAAGATCACCTCGAGCACCGAGCAGGATCTGGACGAACAGACGATCCAGGACGTGCTCCGCGATCAGGGCTATGTCAACGCCGACCTCAACCTGCAGGAGAACGTCACCATCGACCGATTGGTCGACGGGCTAATGGAGAACCGCGAGTACATCCCCTCTATCACCTGCGTCAACAAGGTCGACCTGATCGAGCCCGACTACAAGGAGACGGTCGACGAGCAGTTGCGCGAACGCGACCTCGACCCCGAGGAAGTCACCTTCATCAGTGCCGAGAAAGAGAAGGGCCTCGAGGCCCTCAAGGATCGCATCTGGAACAACCTCGGCATGATCCGGGTCTACATGGACAAACCGGGCCGCGGCATCGACTGGGAGGAGCCACTCGTGATCGAGGAGGGAACCACCGTCGGCGAAGCCATCGAGAAACTCGGCGGGGAGATGGAAGAGCGGTTCCGCTTCGCCCGCGTGACCGGCCCCAGCGCAACCCACGACGAACAGCAGGTGGGGAAAGACCACGTCCTCGAGGACGAGGACGTGCTGAAACTGATTTTACGACGGTAG
- a CDS encoding Na+/H+ antiporter NhaC family protein, with protein MSEFGVLSLVPPVLAIALAIATRRPMLSLFLGIWSGAVIHTGGLGIAQTFDWIVGAIIVDDGFHVQILVFTLLLGSGVALIWRLGGAIAVRRWSMNRLESQRTVGVTTWLLGIAMFFDDYANTAIVGSTMREISDELRVSREKLAYIVDSTAAPVATLGISSWVAFQLSLIGSAYEDMGVASEAPTAFATFVGSIPYNTYAILAIVMVGIVVYTGRDYGEMLDAEHRARTTGAVNREDAQPLQKVEDDLGKPIDDRPMLRTFFAPVVVLIAVTLAGAFWTGYRSWRSSQAEAGASTSLGAAANDTGIAQVLIDVVGAGDFATALIWGSFAMVVTAVAIGLGYGLFDIGDGVDTVIDGFGIMLTAVTILVLAWTISSVAETLGTGEYVASLVEPYLTAELLPVLILFAAAFVAFTMGSSWATMGLVTPIAIRVAYEFGAGFDLVPIAVGAVFSGAIFGDHASPISDTTVLSATFSGADLIDHVRTQLPYALTVFLVVVGCYLLNGYLGVPPIVFLPLGVVALVGLVIGLSRLDAERKGIEPVPTEPAADLAERDADSPEGSG; from the coding sequence ATGTCTGAGTTCGGAGTTCTTTCGCTCGTGCCCCCGGTGCTCGCGATCGCCCTCGCGATCGCGACCCGCCGGCCGATGCTCTCGTTGTTTCTGGGCATCTGGTCGGGCGCGGTCATCCATACCGGGGGTCTCGGTATCGCACAGACGTTCGACTGGATCGTGGGCGCGATCATCGTCGACGACGGCTTCCACGTCCAGATCCTCGTCTTCACGCTCCTGCTGGGATCGGGCGTCGCGCTCATCTGGCGGCTCGGCGGCGCGATCGCCGTCCGACGGTGGTCGATGAACCGTCTCGAGAGCCAACGCACCGTCGGCGTGACCACGTGGTTGCTGGGGATCGCGATGTTCTTCGACGACTACGCGAACACCGCGATCGTCGGCAGCACGATGCGGGAGATTTCCGACGAGCTGCGCGTCTCCCGCGAGAAGCTCGCGTACATCGTCGACTCGACGGCCGCGCCCGTCGCGACGCTGGGCATCTCGAGCTGGGTCGCGTTTCAGCTGTCGCTGATCGGGAGCGCCTACGAGGACATGGGTGTCGCGAGCGAGGCGCCGACGGCGTTCGCGACGTTCGTCGGGTCGATTCCGTACAACACCTACGCGATACTCGCGATCGTCATGGTCGGCATCGTGGTCTACACCGGGCGGGATTACGGCGAGATGCTTGACGCCGAACACCGCGCTCGGACAACCGGGGCGGTCAACCGCGAGGACGCACAGCCGCTCCAGAAAGTCGAGGACGACCTCGGGAAACCGATCGACGACCGGCCGATGCTTCGGACGTTCTTCGCGCCCGTCGTCGTGCTGATCGCGGTGACGCTGGCCGGCGCGTTCTGGACCGGCTATCGATCGTGGCGCTCGAGTCAAGCTGAAGCGGGTGCGTCGACGTCGCTGGGGGCCGCCGCGAACGATACCGGAATCGCGCAGGTGCTGATCGACGTCGTCGGCGCAGGCGACTTCGCGACGGCACTGATCTGGGGCTCGTTCGCCATGGTCGTCACCGCGGTCGCGATCGGACTCGGCTACGGCCTGTTCGATATCGGCGACGGCGTCGACACCGTCATCGACGGCTTCGGCATCATGCTGACGGCGGTGACGATCCTCGTGCTCGCGTGGACGATCAGTAGCGTCGCGGAGACGCTCGGAACCGGTGAGTACGTCGCAAGTCTGGTCGAACCCTACCTCACGGCGGAGTTGCTCCCCGTGCTCATCCTGTTCGCCGCCGCGTTCGTCGCGTTCACGATGGGGTCGTCGTGGGCGACGATGGGGCTCGTCACCCCCATCGCTATCCGGGTCGCCTACGAGTTCGGAGCCGGATTCGACCTCGTTCCGATCGCCGTCGGGGCCGTCTTCTCCGGCGCGATCTTCGGCGACCACGCCTCGCCGATCTCCGACACGACGGTCCTCTCCGCCACGTTCAGCGGCGCGGACCTGATCGACCACGTGCGCACGCAACTCCCCTACGCCCTGACCGTCTTCCTCGTCGTCGTCGGCTGCTATCTGCTCAACGGCTACCTCGGCGTCCCGCCGATCGTCTTCCTCCCGCTGGGCGTCGTCGCGCTCGTTGGCCTCGTGATCGGTCTCTCGAGGCTCGACGCCGAGCGAAAGGGGATCGAGCCGGTCCCGACCGAGCCGGCCGCCGACCTCGCCGAACGCGACGCCGATTCGCCCGAAGGAAGCGGCTAG
- a CDS encoding VOC family protein: MDGTLDHTMIRVADLEESLEWYRTHLEYEEKDRYEGDGFTIVYLGPEEMHEDGAMLEITHNEGEEPEVGDAWGHVAVRVPEGELEDYYQQLMDEGVEDYRDPESCGGRYAFVKDPDGHEIEIVQRDQGALWSLDHTMIRVEDADAALGFWTRKFEYDEVGRWEADTFANYFVEPSDAAPEAMSVELTYNYDGRSYEMGDAWGHLCVRIDDLHEDWKRLMTREAADYRDPESCDDMYAFTKDQDGHEIELIERDLEADSLFPF, from the coding sequence ATGGACGGAACGCTCGACCACACGATGATCCGCGTCGCCGACCTCGAGGAATCGCTCGAGTGGTATCGGACCCACCTCGAGTACGAGGAGAAAGACCGCTACGAGGGCGACGGCTTCACCATCGTCTATCTGGGCCCCGAAGAGATGCACGAGGACGGTGCGATGCTCGAGATCACCCACAACGAGGGCGAGGAACCCGAAGTGGGCGACGCCTGGGGGCACGTTGCGGTCCGCGTTCCCGAGGGCGAACTCGAGGACTACTACCAGCAGTTGATGGATGAGGGCGTCGAGGACTACCGCGACCCCGAGTCCTGTGGCGGCCGGTACGCGTTCGTCAAAGACCCCGACGGCCACGAGATCGAGATCGTCCAGCGCGATCAGGGCGCGCTCTGGTCGCTCGATCACACCATGATCCGCGTCGAAGATGCCGACGCGGCGCTTGGCTTCTGGACCCGCAAGTTCGAGTACGACGAGGTCGGCCGCTGGGAGGCCGACACCTTCGCGAACTACTTCGTCGAACCGAGCGACGCCGCTCCCGAAGCCATGTCCGTCGAACTCACCTACAACTACGACGGGCGCAGCTACGAGATGGGCGACGCCTGGGGTCACCTTTGTGTCCGCATCGACGATCTCCACGAGGACTGGAAGCGACTCATGACCCGGGAAGCGGCGGACTACCGCGACCCCGAGAGCTGCGACGATATGTACGCCTTCACGAAGGATCAGGACGGCCAC